One window of the Spirochaetia bacterium 38H-sp genome contains the following:
- a CDS encoding NAD(P)/FAD-dependent oxidoreductase, whose amino-acid sequence MSDITRIVIIGGGYAGINAAKVLEKRLKRREDVEIILIDKNHYHTLMTDLHEVAGGRIEPDGVRVSFARIFSGKRTRWICDRVDGVDFDSSVVIGRNDRYSYDYLIVAAGGAPEFFNIPGVQENSFTLWSWEDAVRIRSHMEDCFDRAAATQNERLRKRLLTFVIAGGGFTGVELAGEFVEHRDVLCKKYHIPKEEVDIIVVEALDRILPNFTDRLAAKAHKRLIKKGARVLTGTRITGAEKKRVLLGDDFIETETFIWTAGVHGGELSAKLDLSLGQAARGECSVVVGDGIHGMAACYIDEEERDMVGTRGRFLVNKYMQSFEHNNVYVVGDISWYVEGEKVLPQVVETAIQTSHVAAANIAADILQKDKEAFKSNYHGFMVSVGSRYAVADVMGVKISGFFAMALKHLVNLHYLWGLAGFNAVWGYIKEEFLNIKDSRSIVHGHFAWKIPVYWALPLRLFLGAKWLIEGINKVVEGWLNPGSGGIFSPDASAIHLPGVVLKDAVSAASEQVDAAAEAVSQSLMPALGIYTWFADNVLSQFPALAFIAQALVVLAEILIGLAFVGGLFVFPAAVASIGLAVMFIISGWGSPELLWYIAAAIVMMGGAGRGFGLDHYVMPFIKKFWNRRKIAKKTYLYIDEPED is encoded by the coding sequence ATGTCTGATATTACTAGAATTGTGATAATTGGCGGAGGATATGCTGGTATCAATGCAGCAAAGGTTCTTGAGAAGAGGCTTAAGCGGAGGGAGGATGTTGAGATTATTTTGATTGATAAGAATCATTATCATACTCTTATGACTGATTTGCATGAGGTTGCGGGGGGGAGGATTGAGCCTGATGGTGTTAGGGTCAGTTTTGCGCGTATTTTTTCTGGTAAGCGTACCAGATGGATTTGTGATAGGGTGGATGGTGTGGATTTTGATTCTTCGGTTGTGATTGGTCGCAATGACAGGTATTCTTATGATTATTTGATTGTTGCTGCAGGAGGTGCGCCTGAGTTTTTTAATATTCCTGGTGTACAGGAGAATTCTTTTACGCTTTGGTCTTGGGAGGATGCTGTAAGGATAAGGTCTCATATGGAGGATTGTTTTGACAGAGCTGCGGCTACTCAAAATGAGAGACTCAGGAAGCGCTTGCTTACTTTTGTTATTGCCGGAGGTGGTTTTACAGGGGTTGAGCTGGCAGGTGAGTTTGTAGAGCATAGGGATGTGTTGTGTAAGAAGTATCATATTCCTAAGGAAGAGGTAGATATAATTGTTGTAGAAGCTTTGGACCGGATTTTGCCCAATTTTACGGACAGGCTTGCAGCTAAGGCTCATAAGAGGCTGATTAAGAAGGGTGCAAGGGTGCTTACGGGGACAAGGATAACCGGTGCGGAGAAAAAGAGGGTTCTTCTGGGTGATGATTTTATAGAGACAGAGACTTTTATATGGACTGCCGGTGTACATGGTGGCGAGCTTAGTGCCAAGCTTGATTTGTCTCTTGGGCAGGCTGCAAGGGGGGAGTGTTCTGTTGTGGTAGGAGATGGGATTCATGGTATGGCTGCCTGCTATATAGATGAGGAAGAACGCGATATGGTTGGTACACGTGGCAGATTTCTTGTAAACAAGTACATGCAGTCTTTTGAGCATAACAATGTTTATGTTGTGGGTGATATCTCATGGTATGTTGAGGGTGAGAAGGTTCTTCCTCAGGTTGTGGAGACTGCTATTCAGACTTCCCATGTTGCTGCGGCTAATATAGCAGCGGATATTTTGCAAAAGGATAAAGAGGCGTTTAAGAGCAATTATCATGGTTTTATGGTTTCTGTAGGCAGTCGTTATGCTGTTGCAGATGTTATGGGTGTAAAGATTAGCGGTTTTTTTGCAATGGCGCTCAAGCATCTTGTCAATCTTCATTATCTGTGGGGGCTTGCCGGTTTTAACGCGGTATGGGGTTATATAAAAGAAGAGTTTCTCAATATAAAAGACAGCCGTTCCATTGTTCATGGCCATTTTGCATGGAAGATACCAGTATACTGGGCATTGCCACTAAGGCTTTTTCTTGGTGCCAAGTGGCTTATAGAAGGTATCAATAAAGTTGTGGAGGGGTGGCTCAATCCCGGAAGTGGAGGGATATTTTCTCCGGATGCCTCTGCCATACATCTCCCGGGAGTTGTTCTTAAGGATGCTGTGAGTGCAGCAAGCGAACAGGTAGATGCTGCAGCCGAGGCTGTTTCGCAGTCGCTTATGCCTGCCTTAGGCATATACACATGGTTTGCTGATAATGTGCTGTCGCAGTTCCCTGCTTTGGCTTTTATTGCCCAGGCGCTGGTTGTATTGGCTGAGATTTTGATAGGACTTGCCTTTGTAGGAGGGCTTTTTGTTTTTCCTGCTGCGGTTGCTTCCATTGGCCTTGCTGTTATGTTTATCATATCTGGATGGGGAAGTCCTGAACTCTTGTGGTATATTGCTGCTGCAATTGTAATGATGGGTGGTGCAGGTAGAGGATTTGGGCTTGATCATTATGTTATGCCGTTTATAAAGAAATTTTGGAACAGGAGAAAAATTGCCAAGAAAACCTACCTTTATATAGATGAGCCAGAGGACTGA
- a CDS encoding UbiA family prenyltransferase: MLTLYQFARIVEIRTKLVSVSSYLIGTLYAFAYAESFSLYRAILMFIATIAIDMGTTAFNSFFDYYRGIDSRDTNREEDKVLVHQSVAPGYALFTAIGLFALSIIPSVLLLIDVVISYGIAKAFLLLVAGILSMLVGYFYNGGKKPISRGPLGELFAGGFLGGVLIIICIFIQKGYIAYQDTLLALPSTVFIASILTVNNTCDIEGDKKAGRRTLSILIGRQKSEILIYLEAFLAFSLAYACTIKNILPPASPYTISLGLFYAVPQYVKMHKAGFSHKTKGISMMRILRIFTVFSAAIIIPLAFAVLKKLSE, encoded by the coding sequence ATGCTTACTTTGTATCAGTTTGCAAGAATAGTTGAAATAAGAACCAAGCTTGTGAGTGTTTCTTCATATCTTATAGGGACTTTGTATGCTTTTGCTTATGCAGAGTCTTTTTCTCTATACAGGGCTATACTCATGTTTATAGCTACTATTGCCATAGATATGGGGACTACGGCGTTTAACAGTTTTTTTGATTACTACAGGGGGATAGACAGCAGGGATACAAACAGGGAGGAAGATAAGGTGCTTGTGCATCAGAGTGTTGCTCCGGGGTATGCTCTGTTTACAGCCATTGGTCTTTTTGCCCTCTCCATTATTCCCTCAGTGCTTTTGCTTATTGATGTTGTGATAAGTTATGGTATAGCTAAGGCTTTTTTGCTTCTGGTTGCAGGGATTCTTTCCATGTTGGTAGGATATTTCTACAATGGAGGGAAAAAGCCAATATCAAGGGGGCCTCTGGGAGAGCTTTTTGCAGGGGGTTTCCTTGGTGGAGTGCTTATAATAATCTGCATATTTATTCAGAAGGGATACATTGCATATCAGGATACATTGCTTGCACTGCCGTCTACTGTTTTTATAGCATCCATACTTACGGTGAATAACACTTGTGATATAGAAGGTGACAAAAAGGCAGGAAGAAGAACTCTTTCTATTCTTATAGGCAGGCAAAAATCCGAGATTCTTATATACCTGGAAGCTTTTTTGGCTTTTTCTCTCGCTTATGCTTGTACTATAAAAAACATTCTGCCTCCAGCAAGTCCTTACACAATCAGCTTGGGACTTTTCTATGCTGTTCCCCAATATGTAAAAATGCACAAAGCAGGTTTTTCCCATAAGACCAAGGGGATAAGCATGATGCGGATTCTGCGTATATTTACTGTTTTCTCCGCAGCGATAATAATTCCGCTTGCTTTTGCAGTGCTAAAAAAATTGTCTGAGTAA
- a CDS encoding acetylxylan esterase, translated as MPLSFDMSYEQLLSYNGRNPRPDDFDDFWDRALESVDTGNIDFSVSRASFNPVPDIAEFFDLWFEGSGGARVYAKMVKPVGGYAKRLAVSGKMPCLLEFHGYSMNSGDWQSKLSLALCGFTVLSMDCRGQGGLSEDTGGVSGNTLSGHIVRGLHDALSGRPDKLLYRNIFLDTVYLAHIAMSLDWVDADRLCATGWSQGGGLTLACAALVPSIRRVAPVYPFLSDYRRVWEMDLAKDAYEELATWFRRFDPMHEREDEVFSALGYIDVQHLVPRIRGDVLWGIGFSDTICPPSSQFAAYNKIVSNKRMLVFPDFGHEDLPGIRDRFLEFFLGL; from the coding sequence AAATCCAAGGCCTGATGATTTTGATGATTTTTGGGACAGGGCTCTAGAATCTGTAGATACGGGTAATATTGATTTTTCTGTTTCCCGTGCCTCTTTTAATCCTGTGCCAGATATTGCAGAGTTTTTTGATTTGTGGTTTGAGGGTAGTGGTGGTGCCAGGGTCTATGCCAAAATGGTAAAGCCTGTAGGGGGATATGCAAAAAGGCTTGCGGTTTCCGGAAAAATGCCTTGTCTCCTTGAGTTCCACGGGTATTCTATGAATAGTGGTGATTGGCAATCAAAGCTTTCTCTTGCTTTATGCGGTTTTACTGTACTGTCCATGGACTGCAGGGGACAGGGAGGTTTGTCTGAGGATACTGGCGGGGTATCAGGAAATACTCTGTCTGGGCATATTGTAAGGGGGCTGCACGATGCTCTTTCTGGAAGGCCAGATAAGTTGCTTTATAGAAATATATTTCTGGATACTGTTTATCTTGCTCATATTGCTATGTCTTTGGACTGGGTGGATGCAGATAGGCTGTGTGCTACTGGCTGGAGCCAGGGCGGAGGGCTCACTCTTGCTTGTGCTGCTCTTGTTCCTTCTATAAGGAGGGTTGCGCCTGTTTATCCGTTTTTGTCCGACTACAGGCGTGTATGGGAAATGGATCTTGCAAAAGATGCTTATGAAGAGCTTGCTACTTGGTTCCGCCGTTTTGATCCTATGCATGAGCGGGAGGATGAGGTTTTTTCTGCTCTGGGTTATATCGATGTGCAGCATCTTGTTCCTAGGATACGGGGGGATGTTCTATGGGGGATTGGTTTTTCCGATACGATTTGTCCTCCGTCTTCTCAGTTTGCTGCTTATAATAAGATTGTCTCAAATAAGCGTATGCTTGTTTTCCCTGATTTTGGACACGAGGATTTGCCGGGGATTAGGGATAGGTTTCTTGAGTTTTTTCTAGGGCTATAG
- a CDS encoding FMN-binding protein: MNSKKFILLAIAALMVVALSACQGAPAKSYKDGIYFAQEDDFAANGWKSVVILEVKDGKIVKAVWNGANRDGKADKITRSMAGQYPIVEKGGAQAPWHEQAAKAVEYLLKTQDPDAVKYTDEEGHTDAISGVSIHVSDFFKTAKKALERGPVGYGPYKDGTYHAEQADFGPQGWKEYVDITVIGGRIVAAHWDAVHKDGGDVKSVRSQNGEYGMKEKGGSQAAWYEQAAKVEAYILKTQDPSAISYKDEEGHTDAISGVSIHVSSFFELAKEALKNAKK; the protein is encoded by the coding sequence ATGAATTCTAAGAAATTTATTTTGCTTGCGATTGCTGCACTAATGGTTGTTGCGCTTTCTGCATGCCAGGGAGCTCCTGCAAAGTCATATAAGGATGGTATATACTTTGCTCAGGAGGATGATTTTGCTGCCAATGGATGGAAGTCTGTTGTTATTCTTGAGGTAAAGGATGGCAAGATTGTAAAGGCTGTCTGGAATGGTGCTAACAGGGATGGTAAGGCTGATAAGATTACACGCTCAATGGCCGGGCAGTATCCTATTGTTGAGAAGGGTGGCGCTCAGGCTCCGTGGCACGAGCAGGCTGCAAAGGCTGTAGAATATCTGCTCAAAACTCAGGATCCGGATGCTGTAAAGTATACGGACGAGGAGGGACATACGGATGCTATCTCCGGAGTTTCCATACATGTGAGTGATTTTTTTAAGACAGCAAAGAAGGCGCTGGAAAGGGGGCCTGTTGGGTACGGTCCATATAAGGATGGGACATACCATGCAGAGCAAGCTGACTTTGGTCCTCAGGGCTGGAAGGAATATGTGGATATAACTGTCATAGGTGGCAGGATTGTTGCTGCTCACTGGGATGCTGTCCACAAAGATGGAGGAGATGTCAAATCCGTACGTTCGCAGAACGGTGAGTACGGTATGAAGGAAAAGGGCGGATCTCAGGCTGCATGGTATGAGCAGGCTGCCAAGGTAGAAGCATATATTCTCAAAACTCAGGATCCTTCTGCCATAAGCTACAAGGATGAGGAGGGGCATACGGATGCTATTTCCGGGGTGTCCATACATGTGAGTTCTTTCTTTGAGCTCGCAAAGGAAGCTCTCAAAAACGCAAAAAAATAA
- a CDS encoding ATP-dependent 6-phosphofructokinase produces the protein MENISFKIDNLGKPSITSPIELSTVIGDSIVNYVPDNEGILYSIDANTDSTSVELNPDTILEKAGPRQKIFFDPKHVHAAIATCGGLCPGLNDVIRSIVRCLWLRYGVRRISGIQYGYRGLLPESSYPIIPLDPDVVDDIHKIGGTMLGSSRGGGERTEELVDALERLNINILFTIGGDGTQKGSLKIANEIEKRGLKIAVVGIPKTIDNDLSFIEKSFGFETAVSLAAQAVSAAHTEAHSAINGVGLVKVMGRESGFIAAHTALAVHEANFVLIPEVPFELEGDNGLLAHLERRLARRNHAVIIVAEGAAEELMHGEAHTDESGNKILPDVGIFLKDKIKAYFKEKNIPVNLKYIDPSYMIRSAPACASDSVYCSRLGTNAVHAAMAGKTKVLIGLVHNTFVHLPIEAVVSRRKKVDTEGSLWRDVLEATQQPISMTNK, from the coding sequence ATGGAAAACATAAGTTTTAAGATTGATAATCTGGGAAAGCCCTCTATCACTTCGCCTATAGAGCTTTCTACGGTGATTGGTGATTCTATCGTAAATTATGTGCCGGATAACGAGGGAATTCTTTATTCTATCGATGCAAATACTGATTCTACGTCCGTGGAGCTCAATCCAGACACTATTCTGGAGAAGGCAGGACCAAGGCAGAAGATCTTTTTTGATCCCAAGCATGTGCATGCTGCCATAGCAACTTGCGGAGGCTTGTGTCCTGGGCTCAACGATGTTATCCGCTCTATTGTCAGGTGTTTGTGGCTGCGCTACGGTGTTAGGCGTATATCAGGTATTCAGTACGGGTACAGGGGGCTATTGCCGGAGAGCAGTTATCCTATTATTCCTCTTGATCCGGATGTGGTAGATGATATACACAAGATAGGTGGTACCATGCTTGGTTCTTCCCGCGGCGGCGGTGAGAGGACAGAGGAGCTTGTGGATGCGCTTGAGAGGCTCAATATAAACATTCTTTTTACTATAGGCGGTGATGGGACTCAAAAGGGCTCTCTTAAGATTGCCAATGAGATAGAAAAGCGGGGTCTTAAAATTGCGGTGGTAGGGATTCCCAAGACTATAGATAATGACTTGAGTTTTATTGAGAAGTCTTTTGGTTTTGAGACAGCAGTGAGCCTGGCTGCACAGGCTGTGTCTGCTGCTCATACGGAGGCTCATTCTGCTATCAATGGTGTGGGCCTGGTCAAGGTTATGGGAAGAGAGTCCGGATTTATTGCTGCGCATACAGCACTTGCCGTACACGAGGCAAACTTTGTGCTTATTCCGGAGGTGCCTTTTGAGCTTGAGGGGGATAACGGGCTTCTTGCTCATCTTGAGAGACGTCTTGCACGCAGGAACCACGCAGTGATTATCGTGGCGGAGGGTGCTGCTGAGGAGCTTATGCACGGAGAGGCACATACGGATGAGTCTGGTAACAAAATTCTGCCTGATGTAGGTATTTTCCTAAAGGATAAAATAAAAGCCTATTTTAAAGAAAAAAACATCCCTGTTAATCTAAAATATATAGATCCCAGTTACATGATAAGAAGCGCTCCAGCATGTGCATCGGATTCTGTTTATTGTTCCAGACTTGGTACCAATGCGGTGCATGCTGCTATGGCAGGAAAGACAAAGGTACTTATAGGACTTGTCCATAATACTTTTGTTCATTTGCCTATAGAGGCTGTTGTGTCCAGAAGAAAGAAGGTGGACACAGAGGGTAGCCTCTGGCGCGATGTGCTGGAAGCGACTCAACAACCCATCTCCATGACTAACAAGTAA
- a CDS encoding 4Fe-4S binding protein — MAIKVESHRCPQNHPCPVVRVCPAGAITQRGFAAPEINTSRCIDCGICTRYCGYGAIRKV; from the coding sequence ATGGCCATTAAGGTTGAGTCTCACAGGTGTCCTCAGAATCATCCCTGCCCGGTTGTGAGGGTTTGTCCTGCTGGGGCTATTACTCAGAGGGGTTTTGCTGCGCCTGAAATCAATACTTCCAGGTGTATAGATTGCGGTATCTGCACCAGATATTGCGGTTATGGTGCCATAAGAAAGGTCTGA
- the amrA gene encoding AmmeMemoRadiSam system protein A gives MMQHTDKEKELLLTCARETIAAHLETREPRLPAPPERLTKEKCGAFVTLHKDGRLRGCIGRIIGDKPVWEVVKEVALESAFSDPRFPPLAKSELEHVELEISLLSPFFEIKPEEVVPGKHGLLIRCGFNQGLLLPQVATEYGWDRPTFLAHLCLKAGLPTDAWMRDDCTLMAFTAEVFSEKDFY, from the coding sequence ATGATGCAACATACGGATAAAGAAAAAGAACTGCTTCTTACCTGTGCACGTGAGACAATAGCTGCACATCTCGAGACAAGAGAACCACGTCTTCCTGCGCCTCCGGAACGGCTTACAAAAGAAAAATGCGGGGCATTTGTTACTTTGCACAAAGACGGCAGACTAAGAGGCTGCATAGGCAGGATAATCGGCGACAAACCAGTATGGGAAGTAGTGAAAGAGGTTGCACTTGAGAGCGCCTTCTCTGATCCACGTTTTCCTCCACTTGCAAAATCTGAGCTAGAGCATGTGGAGCTTGAGATTTCTCTGCTAAGCCCTTTTTTTGAGATAAAACCAGAAGAAGTTGTGCCAGGCAAACATGGACTCCTCATACGATGTGGCTTTAATCAGGGACTCCTGCTACCGCAGGTTGCAACAGAGTATGGCTGGGACAGACCAACCTTTCTTGCCCATCTCTGCCTAAAAGCTGGCCTTCCAACAGACGCATGGATGAGGGATGACTGCACTCTCATGGCCTTTACGGCAGAAGTATTCTCCGAGAAAGATTTCTACTAA
- a CDS encoding polyprenyl synthetase family protein, with product MFWKDIPELTYELNKVRSLIKKSVNVKSNRLTLPVMDFINRDAKMLRPGLLILSARIFLPEDKLPESVYRYAASIELLHMASLVHDDIIDNAEFRRGLVSINHGYGVKDAILVGDLLFCAAAELIYDSTSDSDASVILHGLKHLITAESEELDDAELFRKGQLLGLFGRRKYIRRVIRKTATLFVAAMHIGAREVCKDEFMQQTMRRIGYDIGVSFQMMDDILDIISKKELMGKSSLSDLREGVVGYPFVLAVNSGNKKDEDKAISLFRKALSGGLFSSAHRRALVDMLVPYCDLARNEVLSILNRAKKHFVFLPKNKWTVVLLDTIDSLANRLN from the coding sequence ATGTTCTGGAAAGATATACCTGAGCTTACGTATGAGCTGAACAAGGTAAGAAGTCTCATAAAAAAAAGTGTCAATGTAAAGAGCAATAGGCTGACTTTACCTGTTATGGATTTTATAAACAGGGATGCCAAGATGCTGAGACCTGGACTTCTTATTTTGTCTGCACGGATTTTTCTGCCGGAAGATAAATTGCCTGAGTCTGTGTATAGATATGCGGCTTCCATAGAACTTTTGCATATGGCTTCTCTTGTGCATGATGACATAATAGACAATGCAGAGTTTAGAAGAGGTCTTGTAAGCATCAATCATGGCTACGGCGTAAAAGATGCCATTCTTGTTGGTGACTTGCTCTTTTGTGCTGCTGCTGAGCTCATATATGACTCTACATCTGATAGCGATGCATCTGTCATCTTGCATGGTCTTAAGCATCTCATTACGGCAGAATCGGAAGAACTGGATGATGCCGAGCTCTTTAGAAAAGGACAGCTTTTGGGACTGTTTGGTCGCAGAAAATATATAAGACGTGTCATAAGAAAAACAGCCACTCTCTTTGTAGCTGCCATGCATATAGGGGCAAGAGAAGTCTGTAAAGACGAGTTTATGCAACAGACTATGAGACGTATAGGTTATGATATTGGAGTTAGTTTCCAGATGATGGATGATATTTTGGACATCATCTCAAAAAAGGAACTTATGGGAAAAAGTAGTCTATCTGATTTGAGGGAAGGAGTTGTTGGATACCCTTTTGTGCTTGCCGTAAATAGTGGTAATAAAAAAGATGAGGATAAAGCCATATCCCTTTTTCGCAAGGCTTTGTCCGGTGGACTGTTCTCTTCTGCACATAGAAGAGCTCTTGTCGATATGCTCGTACCCTACTGTGATTTGGCAAGAAATGAGGTCTTGTCCATTTTGAACCGTGCAAAAAAGCACTTTGTTTTTCTTCCCAAAAACAAGTGGACTGTAGTGCTGTTGGATACCATAGACAGCCTTGCTAACAGACTCAACTAG
- a CDS encoding NFACT RNA binding domain-containing protein produces MSYNWREIDYALYSLDIRGSIIREIWQPDFKHLVMELYKPGQAINLIIRTDSTGTAIYPATKKIKKQKKPQRFVQFLRAHIRGARIKSIYQLSRERIIRIETHSSQENNILWIRLWASNPNIIVTDLEKNIKECMFRRPGREEMPGKKYSQPDNIARIYKDDTGGFHLRNPELTDNPTEWFKKIEENLSGEEEKKLEDRLREKIAANTEAELTELENRIKNLKSSIKEAENADRLKLYGDLITSEIYRINRGDRYLDTTDYHGNDIRIELDPSLNAHENAEKYYREYHKQTERKKRNLEQLESAEKKRKELAELLISLPGKELEELRKLERQQTKKEQENKKTDSKIPGLQVIINDYIVTIGRNSRESDEILRKYARGNDYWLHVRDWPGGHVFIRPAKTKDVPQHVIMKAAQLAVHFSKANREKRVDLYCTQVKYLRRAKHGTLGTVIPTREKNIVIERDEALVDRILGGREA; encoded by the coding sequence ATGTCGTACAATTGGAGAGAAATAGACTATGCACTCTATAGCCTGGACATCAGAGGAAGCATCATAAGAGAAATCTGGCAACCTGATTTTAAACACCTTGTCATGGAGCTATACAAACCAGGACAAGCCATAAACCTGATAATAAGAACAGACTCTACTGGTACGGCAATATACCCGGCAACAAAAAAGATAAAAAAGCAAAAAAAGCCCCAGCGATTTGTGCAGTTTTTAAGAGCTCACATAAGAGGAGCCAGGATAAAAAGCATATACCAGCTTTCCAGAGAAAGAATAATACGTATAGAAACCCACAGCTCACAGGAAAACAACATCTTATGGATAAGGCTATGGGCATCAAATCCCAACATAATAGTCACAGACTTGGAGAAAAACATAAAGGAATGCATGTTTAGACGGCCTGGAAGGGAAGAAATGCCTGGCAAAAAATACTCACAACCGGATAATATCGCAAGAATTTATAAAGATGATACCGGAGGATTTCACCTTAGAAATCCAGAGCTCACAGACAATCCAACAGAATGGTTTAAAAAAATAGAAGAAAATCTAAGCGGCGAAGAAGAAAAGAAGCTGGAAGACAGACTTAGAGAAAAAATAGCAGCCAATACGGAAGCAGAACTTACCGAGCTGGAAAACAGAATAAAAAATCTAAAATCTTCTATAAAAGAAGCGGAAAATGCGGACAGGTTAAAACTGTATGGAGATCTGATAACAAGCGAGATATACAGAATAAACCGCGGAGATAGATACCTGGATACAACAGACTATCACGGCAATGATATAAGAATAGAGCTGGACCCATCTCTCAATGCTCATGAAAATGCGGAAAAATACTACAGAGAATACCACAAACAGACAGAAAGAAAAAAAAGAAACTTAGAACAGCTTGAGTCTGCAGAAAAAAAAAGAAAGGAGCTTGCAGAACTCCTAATAAGCCTCCCTGGGAAAGAGCTTGAGGAACTCAGAAAGCTGGAACGGCAACAGACAAAAAAAGAACAGGAAAACAAAAAAACAGACAGTAAGATACCAGGATTGCAGGTTATAATAAACGATTATATAGTAACTATAGGTAGAAACTCAAGAGAAAGCGATGAGATACTCAGAAAATATGCACGTGGAAACGACTACTGGCTCCATGTCAGGGATTGGCCGGGTGGACATGTTTTTATAAGACCTGCAAAAACCAAAGATGTGCCTCAGCACGTTATAATGAAGGCTGCTCAGCTTGCCGTACATTTTAGCAAGGCAAACAGGGAAAAGCGTGTGGATTTGTATTGCACACAGGTTAAGTACCTACGCCGTGCCAAACATGGTACGCTGGGAACGGTTATCCCCACACGCGAGAAAAATATCGTTATAGAGAGGGACGAGGCTCTTGTGGATAGAATTTTGGGAGGCAGGGAGGCCTAG
- the amrB gene encoding AmmeMemoRadiSam system protein B, whose amino-acid sequence MRTLMDNGLTRDAIVEGVFYPAEPEAMVEEMEELVRPFFAENHTPRPIALFLPHASWTYAGRLLGKAFAKVAQFKGLFSRVAMWSRVHREPQSALFLPESSFFATPIGELSLDREAYSAMHNLTGFFRTDEFAHLEEHALEVAFPFVARYVPDARVLPVLAGDTSCDLMRELGRGLSAAYGGRWKDVLFIISSNLSTFEEPIDGSRTADTFVEQVLSYNIDELIEAACRDGASHSLRLLLPFLLFARIEDIQLHFNLLGRDSSPVEFGKCVQYGAFLISGGTYDATYG is encoded by the coding sequence ATGAGGACTCTTATGGATAATGGCCTTACAAGGGATGCTATCGTAGAAGGAGTTTTTTATCCTGCCGAACCTGAGGCTATGGTTGAGGAGATGGAGGAGCTTGTAAGGCCATTCTTTGCAGAAAATCATACGCCCCGACCAATAGCGCTTTTTTTACCGCATGCAAGCTGGACTTATGCCGGTAGACTGCTGGGTAAGGCCTTTGCAAAGGTGGCCCAGTTTAAGGGGCTTTTTTCCCGCGTTGCTATGTGGTCACGGGTTCATAGAGAGCCACAATCTGCACTGTTTCTTCCTGAGAGCAGCTTTTTTGCAACACCTATAGGTGAGCTTTCTCTGGACAGAGAAGCGTATTCTGCTATGCACAATCTTACGGGATTTTTTCGCACGGATGAGTTTGCCCATCTTGAAGAACACGCCTTGGAGGTTGCCTTTCCCTTTGTTGCACGTTATGTGCCAGATGCCCGAGTACTTCCGGTTTTGGCAGGTGATACTTCATGCGACCTTATGCGCGAGCTTGGCCGTGGGCTTTCTGCAGCTTACGGAGGCAGATGGAAGGATGTTCTTTTTATCATAAGCAGTAATCTAAGCACTTTTGAAGAGCCTATAGATGGTAGCAGAACTGCCGATACTTTTGTAGAACAGGTTTTGTCCTACAATATAGACGAGCTTATAGAAGCTGCATGCCGCGACGGTGCTTCTCATTCTCTCAGGCTGCTTTTGCCATTTCTTCTTTTTGCACGCATAGAAGATATACAGCTGCATTTTAACCTGCTGGGAAGGGACTCAAGCCCTGTTGAGTTTGGCAAATGTGTACAGTATGGCGCCTTTCTTATCAGTGGAGGAACTTATGATGCAACATACGGATAA